ACCCTCCACATGCTCAGGATAGCGGCGGTAGAACTCACGGTTCTTCTCCAGCACCTTCCCGTATGTCAGGCGGTAGTTGTCTTCCGCCCTGCGCAAGACACAAGCCACACCACCGGTAATGGCCACACCAGAGAGACCTTCCGGATAAAAGGAAAGGTAAGTCAGCAGACAGAATCCACCGTAGGACTGGCCTACACCCACCCACTTGGTGCTCTCACCGGCCAGAGTCTTACGGATCGCCTCCGCATCACGTACGATGTTGTCCGCACGGAAGTGCGTCAGGTATTCAGCTTGTTCCTGAGGAGACTGGAACTTGGCCAGCGTCTGAGGAAGCACACGTGAGCTGAGCCCCGTGCCACGCTGGTCTAACAAAATAAGACGATGGGTCTTAAGCGCCTCACCAACCCAGCCGCTGTTCAACTCAGGACGAGGGGAAGGGAACCCAGGGCCACCCTGGAAAAACACCATCCACGGCAAGGACTCGTCATGCTCCTTAGAAATGGAAACCACCTCGCGGGCAAATACCTCGATAAATCCCGCCGCCTCATCGGCATAGTCCAGAGGCAACGTAAACTTGTGGTCTTTGAGGACCATCCCTTCAAATTTACGAATCGCGGAGGTGATGTAAGGAGCAGTCTTAATCGTCATACCTTCTATCTTTAGTGAGCTAAATCCTTTCTGCACACCGAAAAAACGAGCCTGTGCTGATAATACAATGATGAGTGAAGGTTTGAGGCAACTCGGCTATTGTGCTCGCAGGATATCTCCAGCATGCTGCCTCAGTCATGGATCCGTCCTCTCCCTACGCTCTGCCAGAGAGCGCCAAGCAAGCACCTCAGCGCGACCCGAATCTAGTCTATACGGACGGCACCCATCTGGTCGTGCCCCCGATTGCCGAACTCCCATACCGCTGTATCGGCACTAACGAGAGCATGGGGATGGAGAGGAAAACAGAGACCTTGGTCGTCTGTCCCCGCTGGTTGAATCTGATCCGCTTCTTGTTCTTCCCGCTCTACCTCATCATGATGTTAGGTTCCACGCGGCGCTGTAAAGTAAGCTTCAGCTACCTGCCTCAGGTCAACCATGGTCGACAGTGGTTTTACGCGATTGTTGGAGTGCTGTGCACAATCAACGGTAGCCTGTTAATGTACACCCAATGGGGTGACTGGGGATGGAAATTCGTCCTAGGAGCCTTTCTACTCAGCGGCGGCCTCTCACTCATCCTGGAGAGCCGGCTCAGACTGAGAGCGAAAGAGAGCCAGCATGGATGGTTCTTCATCCAAGGTTGTTCGCTGGCCTTTCTTCAAGAGGTCGAGCGGCTGGAGAGCCTACGCGGCGCAGTCGTGCTACCTAGCGAGTGAGGCATGACGCCACAAAAATAGAGCGGTGATCCTACTCGCCGCTCTAGAGAGAGTTTTCGCCCCTACTGTGGAGCCGGGTCTGCCTACTCTGAGGAGTCAGCAGTCGCTTTGATATCAGACAACGCAGCAATGAAGTCGCCGAGGATATCCGCTGGCACCATGATGGTGTCACGGTTTCCTCCCACGTCTTCAGTGATCTTCACCACTTTGCCACGGGCGTTTTCCTTCAAATCCAAGAAAAAGATCTTACGGTCTGCGAGAATCTTTTCTGTATGCAACAGGTCGTTGTTATGCATCTAGCCTCCTATCCTGGTTTTTATTGGTTATTCGAATTCTCCCATACAGGGAGTACAGAGAGAGCCTTTCACCGAAGTGAACCATTAGTCAATGTAAATCAAAAATTTAGATCAGGGAAAACGAAGGAGCGAGCAGCGAGCCGAATCTCCTCTGGGGGTGAATAACATCGTGGTTTAGCTCTCGAACCTCACCAAAAAAAACTGCCCTCCGTACCATAGCGAGTCTCAACCGGGGGGAAACGTTGAGACTCGGAATGTTCTGTACGGGGGCTACACAACCTACTCATTTTCTATATGTTTTCATGATGAACAACAATCTCTAAGCAGCTTGCGTGACTGTGTTAAAAAGTGCTACAGTGGAGATTGGATAGTGTATCTGCCATGAAAGACAAACTCCCCCGCATTCCGCTGGAGAAACTCAGCTTGCCTGAGTTACTAGCTGGAAAACTGAAGCAGCTCATCCTGGAAAAAAAGTGGACGCATGAGCTGCCCGGTATTCGTGCCCTCAGTGAGACCTTTGGCGTGAGCACGCTAGTGGTCAAACAAGCTTTAGAGCAGCTCGAGCAAGAAGGCTTGCTTGATCCCGCAGAGAAGGGAAAAGCGCGGCACATCCACTTGGGTGCAGTCCCTCCAGACTCAGCCAGCGATACTCTCATCTTGCTGCGCCCGTATAAGCACCTGATGTCCACCCTAACAAATGAAGTCTATGAGACCTGTCTAAGACAACTCATCGCCATGGAGGCAAGCTTTCGTGAGATCGCTATTGATGTCAAAGACGGTAGCCAATTCAGCCTACCAAGCCATGAAGATGTCAGCCAAATTACCAATCTCAAAGGAGTGATAGCCTGCGACGTAGCGCATGATAAAGCCCGGGAAGCCTTTGGACCTGATGTTCCCATGCTCGTGATGGGTCCTAAGCTGATAGAGGACTCTCGCTGCGCCAGCGTGGCCCTCTCGATATCAGATACCTTCGCCAAGTTGATCCATCATCTCCTTCAGCTAGGATTAAGCTTCGTCCCCATACTAACAAGCTATCCCACCAAAGCCTTTCATGCGAAACTGAGCCATCTGACTGAAGAGATCTACGCATCCCATCAACTACGCTACCGCGAGGAACTGCACTTGCCTTACACCGATTACAGTAACCTGGAATCCGTCATCTCCAGGATCCTGGACTATGGCCTGCCTGAGGCGGTGATCTGCCTAGGGAATGACCAGTGGTGCTTTCTTACCCACTACTTCATGCAGCGGGGGCTCAAAGTAGAGGTTCTATGCCTGTTTGAGACACCGCTCTTCAGGCTTTTCAAATCGAAACCCTACGTCTGCCAGCCACTTTATGAAGACTACGCCAGCGCCCTGTGCGACTGGCTCACCCAGTTAGACCATCCAATGCCGCTCACCTTCAACCGCAAGGTAGGCTGCCGCTTCAGCTGGGAGAAAAAAAAATAGGCCGCGCCAATTTCCTGAGAGGAAACTCGCACGGCCCGGGCTATTGATAAAAATTAGAGCTCGCGGATCACGAGCTTACGCCAGCGAACGTTGCATGACTTGCCGCCGTGTACCTGGAGGCCGAAGAACCCTTTGCGGGTGTCGTTCTCCTTGTCTGTGTCTACGAAGTCGACACGCTTGACGCCATTGAGCCAGGTCTGGATGTGGTTACCCTTGCAGCGGATCTTAAAAGTATTCCAGCCATCAAACTTGAAAACACGGTTACCTTCCGCAGAGAACCACTCGCGGTGGAACTTGTGCTCATCGCCATTTTTTACAGGGAAGAGCCAGCCGCGGCGGGCTTCATCAAACAGGCCTGCGGACCAGCCACGCTTGGTGTTGTCCCCCTCGCATTGGTAGCCGAAGACACGGCCGTTCTCGCCAGGCTTCTGCGCCGCGCGGAACATCAGGCCGGAGTTGCCAGTAAGATCATCAAACTTGAATTCATAGGTGAATTCGAAATCACCGTACTCCTTGACGGTGCGGAGGAAAGTATTGCCGCGGACGTTCTTGCCGAAACCGACGATACAGCCATCCTCGACCTTGAATTCTCCAGATCCGCCGACTTTCTTCCACCCGTTAAGGGTCTTGCCGTCAAAAATAGGAACCGCTTTGCTTTCTTCCTGAGTAGTCTTTGTCTCATCCGCAGCGCAAGCAACGAGCGGTGCACAAACGAGAGCGAGTGCTAGTGTGGTGAATTTCATAATCTTAAATCCGCATGAATTGATGACACGGTAGTATCATTTTTACGATCCTACCGTGCCTATATTGCGCAAGAGTCGTTTTCATTCAACGACGAAGTCTATTCCACCGTGACCGGATGATTGAGCTCGTGGTGCAGGTAAGCAAGCTTGCGGCCAAGGGTACGAGGTCCTGGCACATCCACTTTTTCCCAGGCAGCACCGGCATGATACGTCACTGGCTTGCTGAGATCAGCTGCTAGAACTTTGAGCAAATGAGACTGCTGGCTCTTGTAGCCATTCAGCGCATCATCGTTGTTGATGACAAAAGTGCTGATGTGGCCGTGCTCCTTGGCCATCACTGGATCCCAGTAGATGGTGTAGAGGCCAGAGTATTCGCTAGGTCTGGTTTTCTTGCCACGGGTACTGAGTCCTGCCACTGGCTTAATCCCCTTGGCATCCCCCTCTACTTTGAAGGTGGACTCCACCTTGAAGGCATGTTGCCCGGCAAGCATGGTAAATGTACGGGTCTCCTGCACCTTGGCCTGACCTACTTCCACAGGATCATAACTAAGCTGGAATTTGAGGCGCAGCGGGCCAGTCTCGAGCACTTTGTATTTCGCGTACACCGGGCTCACCACTAGCTTGCCCGCTGGATCCAGATAGCCGAGACCTCCACAGCCAAGACCTGGTCCTACTTTGTAACCATCTAGGCCGGTCCCATTGTCCGTGTGATAGTGCTCTTCACCCTTCTTGTACCACTCATTGACCACTGGGGTGCGCACAGACTTGGTCCAGACATCGATGCCTCCACGAGAACCTTCCTTTGCAAGGGCGGGACCATAGGCACGGAAGGCAATGCGGTCATTTTCCCAGGCAAAATCATCTTTGCGCTCAGGCACAAAGCGGGCGGTGAGCTGGTTAGGCTGGAAGGATGGCTTCACATCACCAACAGCACAGAGCTGCACACTGCGCTTCTCATTAGGAGTCAGGTCTACCTGAAACAGGAGTGCCTCTGGTGTGCCGTCCTGGTTTTCATCCACGATCTGAGTCGGGACAAAGTAGCCACGTACGGCATCCCTAACAGCTGCGTTCTCCGCAGTGATTTCGGGCAGCTTTTTCTTGGCCACTTTCCAGTCCAGGGAAATGACTTCATTCAATCTAACAAAATCACTAGGATTCGTCACCTTCAGTTCAGCTGTCTTGGAACCGGAGAGCACCAGATACTTGTGCAGCTCATGCGCGCACTGCAGGAATCCGCCAACCCCATAGACTTCTGTCTGGTCGATAGTGACCTGACGTGGATCTTCACCCACAGGCTGGATGAATCCCAGCTTGCCGTCCGCGTGAACATTTTTCACCAGGCGGTCCCAAGCCTTGAAGCTGGCCTGCTTGTACTCGGACTCAGGAAGGATGCCATTGTTGATTCCCCAGAGGAAACCATAGGCAAAGAATGCCGTGCCTGAGGTCTCAGGAGAAGGAAAGCTATCTGGATCCAGCAGAGATGCATGCCAGGATCCGTCCTCTAACTGGATCGACTTGAGCTTGGCAGCCATTTTCTTATACAGCTCCAAATACTTTGGTCTGTATGCATGATCCTCAGGCATGTGCTGCAGGATATGGCAGAGTCCGGCAAAAACCCAGCCGTTGCCTCGTGACCAATAGACATTCTTGCCATTCTTTTCCTTTTTTCCAAAGTACTTCGAGTCACGCCAG
The sequence above is drawn from the Rubritalea squalenifaciens DSM 18772 genome and encodes:
- a CDS encoding RNA-binding protein, with product MHNNDLLHTEKILADRKIFFLDLKENARGKVVKITEDVGGNRDTIMVPADILGDFIAALSDIKATADSSE
- a CDS encoding GntR family transcriptional regulator produces the protein MKDKLPRIPLEKLSLPELLAGKLKQLILEKKWTHELPGIRALSETFGVSTLVVKQALEQLEQEGLLDPAEKGKARHIHLGAVPPDSASDTLILLRPYKHLMSTLTNEVYETCLRQLIAMEASFREIAIDVKDGSQFSLPSHEDVSQITNLKGVIACDVAHDKAREAFGPDVPMLVMGPKLIEDSRCASVALSISDTFAKLIHHLLQLGLSFVPILTSYPTKAFHAKLSHLTEEIYASHQLRYREELHLPYTDYSNLESVISRILDYGLPEAVICLGNDQWCFLTHYFMQRGLKVEVLCLFETPLFRLFKSKPYVCQPLYEDYASALCDWLTQLDHPMPLTFNRKVGCRFSWEKKK
- a CDS encoding 3-keto-disaccharide hydrolase, with amino-acid sequence MKFTTLALALVCAPLVACAADETKTTQEESKAVPIFDGKTLNGWKKVGGSGEFKVEDGCIVGFGKNVRGNTFLRTVKEYGDFEFTYEFKFDDLTGNSGLMFRAAQKPGENGRVFGYQCEGDNTKRGWSAGLFDEARRGWLFPVKNGDEHKFHREWFSAEGNRVFKFDGWNTFKIRCKGNHIQTWLNGVKRVDFVDTDKENDTRKGFFGLQVHGGKSCNVRWRKLVIREL
- a CDS encoding glycoside hydrolase family 88 protein, with translation MTNTRTLYSLTLAATLGGSLSLQAEEPAELDAFSPDVTAESILKVSNAVADWQLAHPHRYKDWEWTEAALWTGMMAHSQTTGDSKYFEAMRTVSKNLNYTLGPRPGHADDHCVGQLHLWHYLRDEIPAQLETTRSGMDDYIAQPHDESLEWVNHIHMREWSWCDALYMSPPTLAMLHAATGDEKYLESMDKLYWKTTDYLFDKKDDLFWRDSKYFGKKEKNGKNVYWSRGNGWVFAGLCHILQHMPEDHAYRPKYLELYKKMAAKLKSIQLEDGSWHASLLDPDSFPSPETSGTAFFAYGFLWGINNGILPESEYKQASFKAWDRLVKNVHADGKLGFIQPVGEDPRQVTIDQTEVYGVGGFLQCAHELHKYLVLSGSKTAELKVTNPSDFVRLNEVISLDWKVAKKKLPEITAENAAVRDAVRGYFVPTQIVDENQDGTPEALLFQVDLTPNEKRSVQLCAVGDVKPSFQPNQLTARFVPERKDDFAWENDRIAFRAYGPALAKEGSRGGIDVWTKSVRTPVVNEWYKKGEEHYHTDNGTGLDGYKVGPGLGCGGLGYLDPAGKLVVSPVYAKYKVLETGPLRLKFQLSYDPVEVGQAKVQETRTFTMLAGQHAFKVESTFKVEGDAKGIKPVAGLSTRGKKTRPSEYSGLYTIYWDPVMAKEHGHISTFVINNDDALNGYKSQQSHLLKVLAADLSKPVTYHAGAAWEKVDVPGPRTLGRKLAYLHHELNHPVTVE